In Symphalangus syndactylus isolate Jambi chromosome 9, NHGRI_mSymSyn1-v2.1_pri, whole genome shotgun sequence, the genomic stretch CTCCTCGGCCAGCACAAGATGGCAGCCAGAGAGCTGGGGCCACTCGTCCAATTTGTGCAACTGTACCCCAAAGCAGCGAAACCAAGGGGCTACTTTGGCCCCACCTTGGACACCTCAGCCAGCCCCGGTGACAGGAGCTGCTCACAGCGGGTCCAGCGGGCGGGGCTCAGACAGGCCTCCTGTGCAAACTGCTGGCCGCCGGCTTCCAGTTACCCCATGGCCCGCCTTCTGGGGGGTAAGTGTGGCCTTGGGGGCCAGGCAGGACAGGTCCATGGGGCCTGTGTCCCCACTGCCCCAAAATAACagtgtgttttttctttcagcctcctaaccatttttttctcgtttttcatcttttttcttaaaaaaaaaaaaaaccaaagaacaaAAACCTCTGTGGACCTTCCATTGTCACACCCACTATCCTCACAGCGGGAAGGGGTGTTTAGAGTCtagtttttaacaatatttttgcCTCTCCTAATGTTTTCTTCAAAGtcgcttaaaattaaaaaaaataaaaagaaaaacccccTCCCCCAGTCTGTAAAGTGCCTCGTGGTGGGTGAGTTAAGGTGCATCGTGTGTTTGTAACAAGTGCTGGGGACCCCGCCCCTGCCTCTTCCTCTGCTCCCTGCGGGGAGCCTGCAGGCTGGGACCCTCGGTCCACGCCGTCGTGGCTGCCCTGGCCTAcagcccaggggctgggggtcCGGGCTGGTCAGTAGTCATCCACGCTCTCGATCTCACCAGAAGATCCGTGCAGGGAGTACCCTGAAGCCGGGGAGAAGCTGCGTCTGAGCTCTCTCCTGGGCTCCTCCTGCCCTGTGCCAAGGAAGTCCcgctcctgccccagcccagctCACCCAGGATGCTGGGGTCTGAGTGCAGCATCAGTGCCCGCCTCTTGGCCTTGCTGCCCTCCCCGGGGCCGAGTTTGGTGCTGTGGTTGGCCTGGAAGGCCGTCTGCAGCGAAGCGCTGCTCAGCCATGCCTCCTAAGGCAGCGGAGAGGAGGGTGAAGGTCAGGAGGCGCCAGGCAAGCCCTCCCCAGCTGCTGGTGCCAGCTGCCtcacctgctgctgctgccgctgctggcTGGCTTTCTGCTTGGCCCTCCGCTCCAGGAATTGTTTGGCAAATTCTTTGGCTTCCAGCGTGTCCCCCAGGCAGGAACGGATATAATCGTGGACATCATAGGGGGATTCCACCTCCTTGAGGATCGCTACAGCCATGGGCACTGCAGTATGAGCGAGGGCTGTCAGGGCCCCCTGGCCGGTTCTGGAGTCCCAGGCCCCGCCCACCTCCTTGGAGCCGCTTGCCCACCGTCCAGGCTGCCCGTGGCGCTCAGCGTGTGCAGCATCTGCTCGCACCACTGGGTGAAGCCGTCCTGGGGCCTGGGAATGCCCTGCAGCAGCTTCAGcagcttctcttcttcctctgtctttttgCGAATGGGCCGACCCGATAGATGGCTGTACGAGTCACTGAAGGGGGTGGGTGAGTCAGGGTTGGAAATCagctggctggggtggggggggggtctGCCACCTTCCCTCCCAGGGCCATCCCGGAGCCTCCAGGTGCCACGCCCACCTGAGAGAGGGGCTGCTCCGGCTGTTCTTCAGGCCGAGGCCACGGGCCAGGCTCCCGCCGCTCTTTGGGGTGTCCTCCCAGAGCCCCAGGCCGCTGCTGCCGCCCCCACTCTTGTCTGGCCCGCCCCACAGTGGCCCAGCCTCAGACACCCACTGGTTCAGGGGGGCAGTGCCCAGGCCCCCAAGCTGCTACAGATAGCAGAAGATCAGAGTGGCTCAAACAAAGGCACCCCAGAAAAGCAGACGGGGAGGCTTGTTTAGGCGGCAAACGGAGAGGGGTGAGGTGAGGGCCACAAAAGCTGTTGCCATCACAGGAGGGGCTGGGGCTTGGGCTGCACAAGTCTGGGTTCAGTGATCTCCCTCCCTGTGCCACCCTGGAAACTGTGTAGGGGGGCGCCCGGGAGGTTCCCGGCCTGCTCACCACTCGGTGGTTGGGGGCCTGGGCCCGAGCTGGCTCCCGAGATGGGGGCTGTTTGTGCAGCTGCCGCTCGCCCTCCAGCTGCAACTCCAGGAGCGTCTTCATGGACAGCCCCTGCTTGGCCAGGCCAGCccagagtgggggtggggagctgggtgCGGGGGGCACAGGGACCACTTGCTGCTGTTGTAGCAACTTCAGCAACAACTCCTGCTGCCGCACCTAAGACGGGTACACGGTGAGAGGACCTGGCGAGGGTTCTCCCCCCAGCCAGCTGAGACTCGGCAGCACCCACCTGCTTGCGCCGAAacagctcttcctcctcctgccgcCGCTTCtgctcctcctgctgctgctggcgGCGCTTCTCCTCCCGGCGCTTGCGCTCCTCTTCCTCCCGCTTCGCCCTGAGCTCCACTTCTCTGCGCTCCTGGAACTGAGCCCAGTGGCCGATCAGAGGGGAGAGCTGCGGGGGACAGCTTGGGGCCTGCCTCGGTCCACCCTTCATTCCCAGGGCCTCAGCCCCAGAATGCCCACTCACTTTATGTTGCAGCTGGAGTTGTTCTAGAATTGGACCCTGAGTCGAAGAATTAATTGGTATGTCCCAAAGACTGGCCTCACCACCTGCAGGGGGCAGGGGGGCAAAGGCGGCTGCAGGTGGGCACTCGGGCCCACTGATCTAGTCCAACCGTGGCAGTGGACTCCCCAGCCAGAATGGCAGCTAGTGGCGTGTGAGGGTGGGGAGCAGACCCCAGTTCACCCGGAGACTgccttgggggtgggggggccagGCAGGCCACACACCTGACTGTGATGAGGCTGAGGTATGTACGTCCCAGAGGCGGCCCGAATCCGGCACCGACAAGGACCGGCTCATCGTCGGGAGCAGGTTCTGGTCCCCGCCTCTGAGGAGCAAATTGTGGATTCTTAAGACCCCAAATCCATCTCTGGTctgcccccgccccccaccctgtATCCTGAGGGCTCGCACGCACCACGCACCTGGGGGGTTTGAGCGCCTGGAGCTGCTGCAGGAACGCcgtgagctgctgctgctgctgcggcggcggcggcgtcaGGTCCCCCAGAGCTGCCTTTTCTCGGAGCGCGCATTGCGGGAGCTGGCGGCTGCAAATGGGACAGTGGAGATGGTGGGCCACAGAGCCAGCGCCGGGCCTTCTCCCAGCCCACCCCAGGCCCCCCGTACCTGCTGACCAGCTGGAGAAACTGCTGGTGCTGCAGCTGCTGGTACAAGGCCGCCGTGGCCAGCTCCTGCTGCTTCTTCAGCCGCTCCTGGTCCATGTTTCCCTGCTCAGGTGAGAGCTCGGCCAGTGCCCGCAGCAGGGAGGAGGGGACTCTGCTGGACTCCTGCCCGCACCCCTCACACCCTGTCCCTCCATGCAGGGGAGAAGCAGCTCACCAGCAGTGGGGGTGGTGAGGGCCCTGGGGCAAAGGGCACGCGGCCCCACATCTTGATCACCTCGCCCAGCGGCTGGAAGCCCTCGTCGCAGCCCCGCTTCACCAGCAGCGACATGGAGAAGTAGCCGGCCTGGAACCACTCTGCCATCTCCTGTGTCGTGAAGGGGCCTGGACAGGGAGCGAGGGAGCGGAGAACCACTGGGGTCACAGGGTATGCTGGAGACACTCTGAACCAGAACGGCCCTGAGCAGCCCTCCCATCCCATACAGGTACCTTGGATCTCGCCCTGTGGGTCCTTGTAGAACCACTTCCGGGCAGCCCCATGGCTGAGTGGGAGGGCAGTGGCTGCTGCGGAGTGGCGCAGGCCCTGGGTCTGCATGGCAGCCGTGAACTGCTCCTCCTCCAAGGAGCTGTCCTGCAGGGAGGCCACCAGCTTCTCCGCCTCCTGGATGCCCAGAAAGAAAGGCTCAGCTACCAATCTTGGCAACATcaggatggggatggggatggggatggagcTTGAGCTGGGGCCGGGGCTGGGGCCAAGAGGTCAGGAGAAGTGGGAAGGGTCCCTCCCGCTTTCTCAGGCCCCCCACACCTGCTGCAGGTGCTTCAAGCCTTCATCATCCTCCAGATCTCCGGGTGGGCCAGCAGAGGAGCCCACCCCGGGACTCAGCTGGATCCCCCGAATATCATCTGGAAGGCATGAGACAGGAGGTGGAAGGGCAGGGAGGAGACAAGATAGCCTCCGCCTGCTCTCACTCCAGAACACCACGCTCTTGCCATGGCTCCTCAATGTGAATGCCCTGTGTGCCCACCCCCACGAGGGGAGCACTTTCTCCCACAGCCCCAGCGCACCCGGGAGGTAGGCCATCCTCCCTTCCTACCTTCGGCCGCTGGGGGCTCTTTCTCCGCAGCTTCGTCCCCATCCCCGTTTGTCCCCCAGAGTGGGCCCAGGGTGGGCAGTGGGGACGGGGAGCTGGACTTCTCCTCCTGAGGAGGCAGTGGGGTCAGCTCCTTCCCACCTAGAAGAGAGAGATGGCCAGAGCTCAGAATCAAGGGCTGGGCCTGCCACGCAAGTTAGCACAAGCCCTTGAGTGTAGCTGGAACCACGGGTCACACTCTCTTGGGCCGAGTCCTCCACTTCACTTGGGTCAACTCAACTAACGGCGGAGGGAATGTGGTGCCGACCCTCGACTCCATGCTGCCAGACATGGCAGGAACGTATCACAACACCGCACACCACCACACAACACCGCAGACTTCACTCCAGGTTCTACAGTTTCTTCAAGGGACTTTCAAAGGTCATTTTGATTACGCCTGATTTCTATCTGGTACACTGCCTTGAAGACACGGCTCTGCTACCCCCTGGTTCCTCCCTACCTCTCAGCACTCTTCCAGTTCTAAGTAGCCTGTTCCTACAGGTAGGTGGGTAGCCAGTGCCCAGCCTGGCAAAGAACCCCAGTGCCCACCCGGCCCGGCCCCAGGCCCGCTGGGCACCCCGAGGCTCACCCGCCTCAGGCCCTTCCTCCTCTAGCCCTTCGGaaggctcctcctcctcctccagcccttgGAAGTCCAGCTCCTGCTCCTCAGGAATGGGCTCCTTGGGGCCCTTCTGCATGGGGCCGGGGTGGGGAGCAGAGAACagctgggtgggtggggaggaagaggacCCCGGAAGGGCAGGTTCCCACCCTCGCCTCCTCACAGATACCTTGAGAGGCAAGAAGGCCCCAGAGGCATCAAAGGTGCCCATTTCTTCATCCTCATCGTCCAGGCACCACTCTGGGAGCCCATCCTTGTCCTCCTCAAAGCCGTCAGGCGCTCGGCACCGCCGCAGGTGAGAGctgcctccccctccccgcccctcctcTTCACCACACCCTCCTCGATCCCCTCGCAAATCAAATTCAAACTTGCGCCTCCGTTCCCCATGTTCCCGCCAGCCAGCAGAGCGGGGACCGCCATCTGCGCAGGAAAAATCAGGGAGAAGAAGAGTGGGTACCCAAGCAAAGCCGGCGGCCCCCTCTGCTGCAGCTCATGGAGCACCTCCAGGGCTGCTGTCCCGGCCACTCCCACACCAGCTAGCCTCTGCTCCCTCCCCATGGCTACAGGAGCCCACCCTCTCATTATGGTTCCTGTTCCCCACTGCCCCCGCCAATGCTACCGGGCCCCAATCTCACCAGGGCTGGCGGAGCGCCAGCGGTCGCCATCTCGCCGGAGCCCTGCCCCGAGCCTCCagctgccctcctcctcctcctcctgctcctcccgtAGGGAACGCCAGTTCTCGCTGTCTGAGCGGGCGTGCTCCTTCCTTGGACCAGCCCCTCCCTCCTCAAACCCACATCGTGCTAGGAGATGGGAACAGAGGGGCAGTTATCAGAAAGGCAGCATGGTGCCTGGACCCTCAGGAAACGTGTGGGGCCAGCTCCAGGCCCTCCTGCCCCCAGCACCTCCGAAATAAACACCCCCATACTGGGCCACCCATCTTGGTCCTCCCCGCTGCCCTGGCCGCCGCCCTCAGCAGCCTCGTACCTCCATCCCGCCTTGCTGACTTCTCAAACCGCCTCTCGCCTCTGCAGCAGGGGAAACGTGTGGGTCAGAAACAGTACAGCCTCCCCTGCCACCCTGTGCGACCGCCCCATGCCTTGTCCACTGTGCCCTGAggcagtggagggagggaggagacaaAGGAAACTAGGGGTCAGGAGCACAGGCATCTCTGACAGGGCTTATCTGGTGGGCCTCTGTTACCCTCTAGTGACAGGACCCAGGCCTCCCCTTCCTGGCCTGCCCTGCTCTACGCCATGCCCCCTCCTGGCcccacctgtcatcccagctctgGCTGCGCTGGATTTCTCGGGGGCTTCGTCCAAAGGCCCCATCACCTTCTTCGATGCTTCTTTGGTAAAAGCAGCTGTCACCACGGCCGCGGCCTAGAGAAGAGGCCAGATGCACATTGAAACCTGCTGCACGTCCTCGAAGTCAGGGCCCCAGATCTGCCCGTCCCCAGGACACGCCATCACCCCTCTACCTCGGCTCCGCGTGCTGCCCCTGCCTCGGGAGGTGCCAGCCAGGGGGGGGCCAGCCCCTTTCCCCATCAGCCTCAGCACAGCCACGCTGTTCACTGACAGGGAGAAGTTTCTCTGAGGAGGGAGCCAGGGGCGGGAGTGAGGACCCAGGCACCcgaccacccccacccccaccccacagcacccTCCCGGCCTGTCTCCTCAGCGCTGGCCCCTCTCCTCCTAGCCCGACCCATGGCCTCCCCTCCCGGGCTCCCGCAGCCTCAGCTCCTGGCCTGGTCCCACCTGTTCCTCCTCAGTCAGCGGCTCCAGGGCCAGGGGCTGCAGTGGCTCGTCCTGCAGCACCGCGGCAAACTCCTTGTCCTGCAGCTCTTCCGGGACCTGGCGGTGGGGTAGGACAGCCAAGACACCACATGCTGCCAGATCCCCTCCACAGGCAGAGGCTACCACCGCCAACCCCCCTCGCCCGCGCACCCACCTTGTTCTCCTTGACATAAAGGGCCAGCATTTCCTCTCGCCCATAACGGTAGTCAGCCAGCTTGTATTTGGGCATGGCAGGGGACGGGGGTGGGGAGGCCACGCTGCCGCCCCCGGACAGGGCCCTGAGCCTGGACAcgacacagagagaagacagaggtCAGGGCAGCCTGGACTGTGCTTTCTCGAATCTCCATGGCAGCGAGGCGCACACGTGACTCACCACTCAGGCCCAAAGTTGAGTGTCTCTGCTGCCATCGTGGGGCTGGGCGTGTTTCTGAGAGGccggggtggggaggaggggaccTGGCGTTCACTCTCCAAACACCTGTGGGGAATAGGGGCCATGAAGAACAGCACACGAAGGAGACCTTTAAAGCACAAGGAGGACACCATGGGGGACATCCTGGTGGGCACGACAATGGGCCCTGGACTAGCCGGTGGGTCACCTGGGATATAAAAGGACTCACCTGAGCCAGCCACGTGGCCACTCACACCATGAGTTACCCAGAGATGAGTCCAGACGGTGAAAGACCTGGGGGAGGCGAGGAGATGGGAAGCTCGAGTCCTTCCGGTCTCCACAGGGCAACCTCCCTTGGCCCGGGGCTCACCTGGCAGCCTGGCCCAGGAAGCAGGAGGGCAGAGGCTGGTGCTGGAGTGAACGAGGGTCCCCAAGCCACTGGGAATTGGTCTAGCCTCAGTAGAGCCTGGGAGGGACCTTCACATCTGGGAAAGACCCTTAAGGAGAGCGGGGGGAGGAGGTAGGGTTCAGGACATGGCTCTGCcggcagccctgccctgccccgcaTGCCAGGAGAGGTCCATTCGCCGGGTGGTGTCTCTGGGCATCAGCACCCTCACCACcctctctgggaggctgagacaggaggcgCAGTGCAGAACTCGGGGACGGAGGCAGCCGAGGCCAGGATGGACGTTCAGggcaaagataaaacaaaaacaagcaagcaagcaaaaacCCACTAAAGCCACAAACAGCTTACAGAGAAAAGGTCAGTTATGGAGAGAAGGATTAGAAATAAATCTAGGAGCAAAATTCTTTCCctcatgaaaaaaatcacagttgGCTGCTCAGAAGCCCAAATCCAGGGGCTTGCTCTGGGGAGAAACCCAGTGAAAAGGAGCAGGAGGTGACTCTAGGGCCACAGACGGGTACATGACGAGGACTCCAGGCAGGCAAGCCTGAGCCAAGGCACCTCGGGCTGGTTTCCCCCACAGGAATCACACTCAGACCACCGCCCCCAATCAATAATGGAGGTTCAAACAACCAAGCCACCAAGGGGACCAGGATCTCAGGATACCGGCTGGGAAGCAGCCTCTGGCACCATCAGGTGGAAATAAGGTCAGGGCAATGGAGGCTGGTGGGGGCACGGCGGCAGCCTGTTCCTCTAAGGGACGACGGAGGGGACTCTCAGGAGGAGGCGCATCCCTGGGGCCCCGGGCAGAGGACTCAGGCGGGTGGGCGGGGTCCAGGTGCTGCGGTGTTGTCActggctgggagggaggctggccAGGCTTGGTGCTGCAGCTCCCATCAACTCCCGGATGCCACAGTCTGGGAAAGAAGAAGGGGGGTTCAACTAGGGTGCTGAGGGGGAAAGGCCATCAGCCCCAGCTGAGCCAGCAGTCCACGACAAGCCGAGGCCTGCTCAGAGCCCAGGCACCCCAGGGGGAAACACAGGGCTCAGAGGCAACCcagggccaggctggcctcccccGGGacctctccttcctcagcctcggCTGGATGCTCCAGTGGTGGTGTGCTCCACGCCACGAAAAGCCACCAGCCTGTCACTGACTGCAGGTGGCCTCCTATAGCAATCTGGGGACTAGATGAGCCTTGAGGACATGACGCTAAGAGAAACAGACCAGCCAAAAAAGGAGAGCTACCCCTCACTTCTCTTTCATGAGGTCTCTAGAGCAGTCACTCATTGAGGCAGGAATGTAGAAGGGCAGCCACCAGGGGCTGAGGGGACAGGGAGCTGTTGCTGAAGGGTCCAGAGCCTCAACTGAGGAGGGGATCCCGGGGCCGCTGGTGGTCATGGCCGCACACCAATGTGAGTGTACTTAGTACCACAGAACAGCACAGTTAGAGACAGTTAAAGTCTCCaaattttgttgtatattttaccagaataatcactttttaaaaatagctttaggGAACAAAAGGTATCTGGAGAGAACCACCGCATACCTAAGTTTTCCCCACTCCAAGAAAAACACCCCACATTCTTTCAAACCAGCCTCAGGAGAGGCCGTTTTgagcctcctccagttcattccTTCTAGAAGGCCAGAAGCTCATCCTGGAGGCATGAGGGTGGGAGAGAGTAGAACAGAAAAGGGACCACCTGGCCagcacaatggcttatgcctataaccccagcactgtgggaggcttgAAGagaggagtccgagaccagcctcagTAACAAAACAAGACCACGACTCTACAGAAACAattctgaacattttttaaaaaagaaaaagtggccaggcgtggtggctcatgcctgtaatcccagcactttgggaggccgagacgggcagatcacctgaggtcaggagtttgagaccagcctggccaatgtggcaaaaccctgtctctactaaaaatacaaaaatttgtcagtcctggtggtaggtgcctgtaatcccagctactcgggaggctgaggcaggagaatcgcttgaacccaggaggcggaggttgcagtgagctgagattgcgcccctgcactccagcctgggcaacagagcaagactctgtctcaaaaaaaaaaaaaaaaaaattttttttaaagcgaTGGCCTCACACTACCCCCTGCCAGGCGCAGCAAGGGCAGCTCTCCTAGGTGCCTCTGGCTCGAGTCATCCATCCTGGCTGTCTTGGCTGCAAGGGGCACACAAAGGGGGAGTGGCTCATGCAGCCTGAGGACAGCGACACCAAGACAGGGGAGAGAGCAGGCCCAGAGCAGGAAAAAGCCCATGCCACCCACCTTCTTGGGAAGAAACCAAGAGAGTGAGGTTAACTCTCTAGGCACCTCCACAGCAGGATCTGGTGCCGGAAGCTGGTGGTGCCTGGCCCCTTCCTTGGACTAAAGGAACTAGTGGCACACCTGCAGGCCACCATGGGGCTCCCACCCTCCAACAGGTTCTGGACTGGGGGCCCCTCTGCTCCTCAGGGGGCTCTTGGCCAAGTCTAGAGACATACTGGGTTGTCACCACTGGGCAGGGGGTGCACAGGGCAGCCCCACAGCCAAGAGCTATGTGACTCCAGATACCAAGCGCGCCAGTGCTGAGACGCCCTCCTCTGCGCCACGAGCATGGGCAGAGCCCTTGGGGGTCTACTGGGCCAAGGGGAAGGCAAGGGAAGCCAGGTGTGTGCACGCTGGATCATTCTCCTCTCTGAACAGCAGGGACATCATTCCCTAATTACACTGTCCCACGAGGGAAATCTGAAATCCTGCCAGGAGGAAATCTTTGAGAAaagaatagtttttgttttgttttgttttgttttaagaaaaactgCCTAAGTTTGTCTTTTGCAAGCTCTCAAAGCCAGGCATCTGATCCCTGTCCAATGAAGACAAGAGCAGGAGGTGGCGGGGACTGGGGTACTGccacctgcccgcctcagcttacCTGGCTGAGCTTTCTCAGCTCAGGGTCTCCTTCTCACAGGCCCCTTCCAGCCTGTCCcccgccctggccctgccctcaagCCTCGGCCTACTTCGGCTCctcgccccctccccaccccttctcttTCTCGGGCCTGTCTACCCTCACTCCCCCAGCATCTGAATCAATGCTTTTGAAAGACTGCCCCCTGCCGGAGACAAGGGGCGAGGACACGCTGGGCCCGGGTGCTCCAGTAGGCGCCGGGGCGCGCGGGAAGGGAGCCTGCTCTCTGGGGCTCAGAActcaagagagaaggaaaagacgGAGAACAGGCGGTCCCAGTGCACATTCAGCTAAGTACATTATCTCCTCACTCCATCACCCCTAAAATTAGCTCCAACACGGAGCACTGTGCCTTGGCACAGAACACAGCCACTTAAACAGAAGCACAGTTCCCAATTCCCCAACACTGGAACAATCGCCCAGCGCCAGGCCTGCTGGAGGGGACCTGGCCCTTTCTCAGGATGGAGATTCTCCAAGCGTGGTAGGGTGAGGACGCTGAGGCTTAAAAAAGAGATGCAAGCCCGCATTCCTCGCGGCTGGTCGGTTATCTCAGCTCTCTCATCTCTGAGCCATCCCAGCAAATCACACCACCGCTTGGCAATTGTCTACAAGTTAACAGTTTTCAAAGGATTTTCACTCTTTACCTCCTGTGATCCCTTTTGCCCACTTGCCCAGCCTTGGGCTCCAGCCAGGGAAAACAAGGAGGAAGCTGCTCCGACAGCGTGCCCCTCGACATCCTTGACACTCTATGCAAGACTGGAGGTGCGCATGGTGGCAGTAACCATCCCAAACTCTCAAGCATTATTCTGTGAGTTTGAAGCCATTTTACATTTGTTAGACTTTCAACATCCTTCATCTAGCCGCCTCCTCTCATCTTCTCTCCTCTAAAGTGGGCTATTTTTCTTCAATTCCCAAATTCCAATAGCAGATGTAAAAGTTAGGGCTAACGCATCAGATCACGAACACGACTGTGTCCAGCAGCAGAAAAAGCTAGTCCAGAAGTTTAAGCACACGGTTCACTTGACTAACCACCACATGGGACCCTCAGGGCCCCTGGTCCCCAGGCAATGGCAGGGACACCAAGTCCAGGTCTACCCTCAAATCCTTCCCAATGGCACGACAGACCGCTGGGGGACCAACACCTACAATCTAAGAAAATCAGATCGGAGCTGGCTAGCCTGGTGGAGGGTGGCTAGCCTAGGTCTGCAAAGGGCACAGGAAAGATGGGAAGGAGAAAGAACCCAAATCCCCCATGTTGGCAGCAAAGGAGAGACCCTTACTGGTACCACCGATGGTGTTTCCATGCCAAAGGCGAGGGTTGGCGGGGTTCTAAATTGAAACTGCTATATAGACTCGAAGGGGCAGTGCAGAAGAGGGTGGGAAAGCTGACGATCTTCCAGAACGACACTTTGAGAGGCAGGAGAGAAGTAAGGCTTGggtggctggaaaaaaaaatccaatccagCTAACAAGTCTTTATGTAGCATCTCCTAATTCCTAGCACTGGGATGCAACAGACCTGGAATCTAACCGGGAATGCGAGTAATGACTGTATAACAGAGAAGAAAGACGAGGGGCTTTTAAAAAGTTActcggaattttttttttttttttttttttttaaggcaaagtGTGAGAGCTGTGGCCAGAGAGCTGCTGCACCGAGGGGCATGAGCTGGGAAGGGCCTGGCCTGGGACGGGGAGGGCAAGCAGTCTCTGCTAAGGAAGGTGTTTCCCGCGGCCGAGCAACTGGGAAGAAGGAGACCCCAATGACCCAGCACCAAGATCGCCGGAGCGAAAGGAAAGAGAGGTGAGGAGGACCTAGGCGAGGTGCCTGGGTGGAGGGGAAGGCTTCCATGTTGGCCAAAGTCGTGGAACGCTTGCACTTGGTGAACCGCAAGGCCCAGCTCGTTCCGAGGGGAACCCAAAGGCGCGCTAGGGACAACTCTGGGAAGCGCGGGGCCCGGCCACCCTAGGACGCTAGGGTTGGGGGCCCCCAGGCGGCCCAGGGCAGGGTTTGGCAGGGGCCCGGGGGCGACCGTTAGGAGCGCGGGGGTGGAAGGCAGCGCGCCGGCCCGGGAGGACGGCGTGCCCTTCAGGGAGGGGCGCCAGGTGCGAGGGGGGCGAGCAGTCGCCCCCTAAGCCGGGCGCCGGCCTCCCGGGGCCTCCCCGAGGCTGGCCGGCTCTGGGGGAGGGTCCCGGCGGCGGGGAGGGGCCGGAGCGAGCGGGAGGGCTGGCGGACGCACCGGGCGGCGGCGGCCTCGGGGAGGAGACGGGGGAGGGTCCTCGCTGGCGGCCCGCGCGCTGGCTCCGGCGTTTCCCTAGCTCGCGGGCTCGGCGCGGCCGCCGCGGCGTCGGGGGCGGGCCTGCCCCGGGGCCGGGCTGCGGGCTGGGGGCCGCGGGGCCACCGGGCCGCCGGGCGCTTACCGCGGGCGGCGCGAGGGTCCGGTCCCGGGGCGTGGGCGGCGCGCGGCGGGCGGGGGCCAGGGACGGCGGCTGCGGCGGGGGAGGGGGCGCTGGCGCTCCCGCGGCGGCCGCTCCTCTGTGTTTGTGTTTGTA encodes the following:
- the GIGYF1 gene encoding GRB10-interacting GYF protein 1 isoform X1, yielding MRGRAGLPAEPCPEPYLLPPLSLRVFPRCEGPSQALLRLDQFPVAWGPSFTPAPASALLLPGPGCQVFHRLDSSLGNSWCEWPRGWLRCLESERQVPSSPPRPLRNTPSPTMAAETLNFGPEWLRALSGGGSVASPPPSPAMPKYKLADYRYGREEMLALYVKENKVPEELQDKEFAAVLQDEPLQPLALEPLTEEEQRNFSLSVNSVAVLRLMGKGAGPPLAGTSRGRGSTRSRGRGRGDSCFYQRSIEEGDGAFGRSPREIQRSQSWDDRGERRFEKSARRDGARCGFEEGGAGPRKEHARSDSENWRSLREEQEEEEEGSWRLGAGLRRDGDRWRSASPDGGPRSAGWREHGERRRKFEFDLRGDRGGCGEEEGRGGGGSSHLRRCRAPDGFEEDKDGLPEWCLDDEDEEMGTFDASGAFLPLKKGPKEPIPEEQELDFQGLEEEEEPSEGLEEEGPEAGGKELTPLPPQEEKSSSPSPLPTLGPLWGTNGDGDEAAEKEPPAAEDDIRGIQLSPGVGSSAGPPGDLEDDEGLKHLQQEAEKLVASLQDSSLEEEQFTAAMQTQGLRHSAAATALPLSHGAARKWFYKDPQGEIQGPFTTQEMAEWFQAGYFSMSLLVKRGCDEGFQPLGEVIKMWGRVPFAPGPSPPPLLGNMDQERLKKQQELATAALYQQLQHQQFLQLVSSRQLPQCALREKAALGDLTPPPPQQQQQLTAFLQQLQALKPPRGGDQNLLPTMSRSLSVPDSGRLWDVHTSASSQSGGEASLWDIPINSSTQGPILEQLQLQHKFQERREVELRAKREEEERKRREEKRRQQQQEEQKRRQEEEELFRRKQVRQQELLLKLLQQQQVVPVPPAPSSPPPLWAGLAKQGLSMKTLLELQLEGERQLHKQPPSREPARAQAPNHRVQLGGLGTAPLNQWVSEAGPLWGGPDKSGGGSSGLGLWEDTPKSGGSLARGLGLKNSRSSPSLSDSYSHLSGRPIRKKTEEEEKLLKLLQGIPRPQDGFTQWCEQMLHTLSATGSLDVPMAVAILKEVESPYDVHDYIRSCLGDTLEAKEFAKQFLERRAKQKASQQRQQQQEAWLSSASLQTAFQANHSTKLGPGEGSKAKRRALMLHSDPSILGELGWGRSGTSLAQGRRSPGESSDAASPRLQGTPCTDLLVRSRAWMTTDQPGPPAPGL
- the GIGYF1 gene encoding GRB10-interacting GYF protein 1 isoform X6; amino-acid sequence: MAAETLNFGPEWLRALSGGGSVASPPPSPAMPKYKLADYRYGREEMLALYVKENKVPEELQDKEFAAVLQDEPLQPLALEPLTEEEQRNFSLSVNSVAVLRLMGKGAGPPLAGTSRGRGSTRSRGRGRGDSCFYQRSIEEGDGAFGRSPREIQRSQSWDDRGERRFEKSARRDGARCGFEEGGAGPRKEHARSDSENWRSLREEQEEEEEGSWRLGAGLRRDGDRWRSASPDGGPRSAGWREHGERRRKFEFDLRGDRGGCGEEEGRGGGGSSHLRRCRAPDGFEEDKDGLPEWCLDDEDEEMGTFDASGAFLPLKKGPKEPIPEEQELDFQGLEEEEEPSEGLEEEGPEAGGKELTPLPPQEEKSSSPSPLPTLGPLWGTNGDGDEAAEKEPPAAEDDIRGIQLSPGVGSSAGPPGDLEDDEGLKHLQQEAEKLVASLQDSSLEEEQFTAAMQTQGLRHSAAATALPLSHGAARKWFYKDPQGEIQGPFTTQEMAEWFQAGYFSMSLLVKRGCDEGFQPLGEVIKMWGRVPFAPGPSPPPLLGNMDQERLKKQQELATAALYQQLQHQQFLQLVSSRQLPQCALREKAALGDLTPPPPQQQQQLTAFLQQLQALKPPRGGDQNLLPTMSRSLSVPDSGRLWDVHTSASSQSGGEASLWDIPINSSTQGPILEQLQLQHKFQERREVELRAKREEEERKRREEKRRQQQQEEQKRRQEEEELFRRKQVRQQELLLKLLQQQQVVPVPPAPSSPPPLWAGLAKQGLSMKTLLELQLEGERQLHKQPPSREPARAQAPNHRVQLGGLGTAPLNQWVSEAGPLWGGPDKSGGGSSGLGLWEDTPKSGGSLARGLGLKNSRSSPSLSDSYSHLSGRPIRKKTEEEEKLLKLLQGIPRPQDGFTQWCEQMLHTLSATGSLDVPMAVAILKEVESPYDVHDYIRSCLGDTLEAKEFAKQFLERRAKQKASQQRQQQQEAWLSSASLQTAFQANHSTKLGPGEGSKAKRRALMLHSDPSILGELGWGRSGTSLAQGRRSPGESSDAASPRLQGTPCTDLLVRSRAWMTTDQPGPPAPGL